One window of the Glycocaulis alkaliphilus genome contains the following:
- a CDS encoding threonine aldolase family protein has product MSFLSDTTAPAHPALLEALVRANEGAAASYGNDAISARVKAQLKEIFSTDLELVFTVSGTASNSLALSVLAPGDTAILCHDEAHIHRDERGAPEFFTGGAKLITLHGDHARLTPETLEAALSQWPSDFVHTTPPSVLSLSNLTESGTTYDVATVKALTGLAKARGMHVHMDGARFANALAHLKCDPANLTWRAGVDVLSLGATKGGALAAEAVILFPSVMDRFSALQVRQKRAGHMVAKMRYVAAQFEAWLERGRWLELAAHANAMASELAKGLSVVPGAKLLHPVEGNEVFIDLPQEAVDALNALNAGFYPWPHGGYRFVTSWQTKAEDVARVVKTARG; this is encoded by the coding sequence ATGAGCTTCCTGTCAGATACTACTGCCCCCGCCCACCCTGCCCTTCTGGAGGCGCTTGTACGCGCCAATGAAGGGGCCGCTGCCAGCTATGGCAATGACGCGATTTCCGCGCGGGTAAAGGCGCAGCTCAAAGAGATATTCTCCACCGATCTGGAGCTGGTATTCACCGTCTCCGGCACGGCGTCCAATTCGCTGGCGCTGTCTGTGCTGGCTCCGGGCGATACGGCCATCCTCTGCCATGACGAGGCGCATATTCACCGCGATGAGCGCGGCGCGCCGGAGTTTTTCACCGGCGGGGCCAAGCTGATCACCCTGCATGGCGACCATGCACGCCTGACGCCTGAAACGCTGGAAGCGGCGCTCAGCCAATGGCCGTCAGACTTCGTACACACCACCCCGCCCTCGGTCTTGAGCCTCTCCAACCTCACCGAGTCCGGCACCACCTATGATGTCGCGACGGTGAAAGCGCTGACGGGCCTCGCCAAGGCGCGCGGGATGCACGTCCATATGGACGGCGCGCGCTTTGCCAATGCGTTGGCGCATCTCAAATGCGATCCGGCGAACCTGACATGGCGCGCTGGCGTCGATGTCTTGAGCCTTGGCGCGACCAAGGGCGGGGCGCTGGCGGCAGAGGCCGTGATCCTCTTCCCGTCCGTCATGGACCGCTTTTCCGCCCTGCAGGTGCGCCAGAAACGCGCCGGACACATGGTGGCGAAAATGCGCTATGTCGCCGCCCAGTTCGAAGCGTGGCTGGAGCGTGGCCGCTGGCTGGAGCTGGCCGCTCACGCCAACGCGATGGCCAGCGAATTGGCAAAGGGCCTGTCCGTTGTTCCCGGCGCGAAACTGCTCCACCCGGTTGAAGGCAATGAGGTCTTCATCGACCTGCCGCAAGAGGCCGTCGATGCGCTGAACGCCCTCAATGCCGGCTTCTACCCCTGGCCCCATGGCGGCTACCGCTTCGTCACCAGCTGGCAGACAAAAGCGGAAGACGTGGCGCGGGTGGTGAAGACCGCGCGGGGGTAA
- a CDS encoding GGDEF domain-containing protein — translation MRVRSSGAAGGVASAGPVSGPVRSEAASPASAPSPVRRADDTASIMGVPEAELTPNVQRALLTLMGEVDQLRKETDALRAKVRDLESLADRDVLLPVLNRRAFLREVSKALSLAERHDAPSALVYFDLNGFKAINDTYGHAAGDEALKVVADTLSSQLRDTDAVGRLGGDEFGVVLVLTPVEAAERKAEELAGAIAAAPIHFGGLTLNLKAAWGVQALERGITPETAMAEADAAMYARKQSAA, via the coding sequence ATGCGGGTGCGATCCAGCGGAGCGGCAGGCGGAGTGGCGTCTGCAGGGCCTGTCAGCGGGCCCGTGCGCAGCGAAGCTGCCAGCCCGGCATCGGCCCCCTCTCCGGTGCGGCGCGCCGACGACACCGCCTCCATCATGGGCGTGCCGGAAGCGGAACTGACCCCGAATGTCCAGCGTGCGCTCCTGACCCTGATGGGCGAGGTAGACCAGCTGCGCAAGGAAACCGACGCGCTGCGCGCCAAGGTGCGCGATCTGGAAAGCCTCGCTGACCGCGACGTGCTGCTGCCTGTTCTCAACCGGCGCGCCTTCCTGCGCGAGGTGTCTAAAGCCCTGTCACTGGCCGAGCGCCACGATGCGCCTTCAGCGCTGGTCTATTTCGACCTTAACGGCTTCAAGGCCATCAACGATACCTATGGCCATGCCGCAGGCGATGAAGCGCTAAAAGTCGTGGCCGATACCCTCTCCTCCCAGCTACGCGACACTGATGCTGTCGGACGCCTTGGCGGCGACGAGTTTGGCGTGGTCCTGGTACTCACCCCGGTCGAGGCCGCCGAGCGCAAGGCCGAAGAACTGGCCGGTGCCATTGCAGCCGCGCCGATCCATTTCGGCGGACTGACCTTGAACCTCAAGGCCGCCTGGGGCGTGCAGGCGCTGGAACGCGGCATCACCCCGGAAACGGCCATGGCCGAGGCGGACGCGGCCATGTATGCGCGCAAACAGTCGGCAGCCTGA
- the purE gene encoding 5-(carboxyamino)imidazole ribonucleotide mutase, with translation MATRFPDPSPPVAVIMGSRSDWPTMQHATGALDTLGVAFDARVISAHRTPDRMVDFTKSAKARGVKIIIAGAGGAAHLPGMVASLTELPVLGVPVKSKALNGLDSLLSIVQMPGGIPVGTLAIGEAGATNAGLLAASILALTDTALADRLTAYRASLSDSIPDSVED, from the coding sequence ATGGCGACCCGTTTTCCCGACCCTTCACCGCCCGTAGCGGTCATCATGGGCTCACGCTCGGACTGGCCGACCATGCAGCACGCGACCGGCGCGCTGGATACGCTGGGTGTGGCGTTTGATGCGCGGGTGATCTCCGCTCACCGCACGCCGGACCGTATGGTGGATTTTACCAAGTCGGCAAAGGCGCGCGGCGTGAAAATCATCATTGCCGGGGCAGGGGGCGCGGCCCATCTGCCGGGCATGGTCGCCTCGCTTACCGAACTGCCGGTGCTCGGCGTGCCGGTGAAGTCCAAGGCCCTCAACGGCCTCGACAGCCTGCTCTCCATCGTCCAGATGCCCGGCGGCATACCCGTTGGCACGCTGGCCATCGGCGAGGCGGGCGCGACGAATGCCGGGCTGCTGGCAGCCTCCATACTGGCGCTCACAGACACAGCGCTTGCTGACAGGTTGACCGCCTATCGTGCCAGCCTCAGCGATAGCATTCCCGACAGTGTAGAGGACTAG
- a CDS encoding 5-(carboxyamino)imidazole ribonucleotide synthase: MLKSGARIGILGGGQLGRMLAMDAARLGFDVHIFTPEDNSPAARVAAACTVAPYDDLDAVARFAAGVDVVTYEFENVPVETARKAGEHAALRPGVKALEVCQDRVTEKRFVNEAGIETTPWRAVSSADEAEAAIEALGTPAILKTRRMGYDGKGQQVIRKPSDAVAAFEALGGVACILEAFAPFTREVSVVAARSLDGQIEAYPLAENHHEGGILRTSIAPAPGADVLAGEALRIASAILEGLDYVGVLAVELFVLDDGRLWVNEIAPRVHNTGHWTMDACAVSQFEQHIRAIAGWPLGEPSPHSAARMDNLIGDDVARWQALASEPGVCLHLYGKGEAREGRKMGHVNRLSPLS, translated from the coding sequence ATGCTGAAATCCGGCGCGCGTATCGGCATTCTCGGCGGCGGCCAGCTGGGGCGCATGCTGGCGATGGACGCGGCGCGTCTGGGGTTCGACGTTCATATCTTCACGCCCGAGGACAACAGCCCCGCCGCGCGCGTGGCGGCGGCCTGCACGGTCGCGCCCTATGACGATCTGGACGCCGTGGCGCGCTTTGCCGCTGGCGTTGATGTCGTGACCTACGAATTTGAGAACGTCCCCGTGGAGACCGCGCGCAAGGCGGGTGAACACGCCGCGCTGCGCCCCGGCGTGAAGGCGCTGGAAGTGTGCCAGGACCGGGTGACGGAAAAGCGCTTCGTCAATGAGGCGGGTATCGAGACCACGCCCTGGCGGGCGGTTTCCAGCGCGGACGAAGCTGAGGCGGCGATCGAAGCGCTTGGCACACCTGCCATCCTGAAAACGCGGCGTATGGGCTATGACGGCAAGGGCCAGCAGGTCATCCGCAAGCCCAGTGATGCCGTTGCTGCCTTCGAGGCGCTGGGCGGTGTGGCCTGCATTCTGGAAGCCTTTGCGCCGTTCACGCGCGAAGTGTCGGTCGTCGCCGCGCGCAGCCTTGACGGCCAGATTGAGGCCTACCCGCTGGCAGAAAACCACCATGAGGGCGGAATCCTGCGCACCTCCATTGCCCCTGCACCCGGCGCGGATGTGCTGGCCGGGGAGGCCCTGCGCATCGCCTCTGCGATCCTCGAAGGGCTCGACTATGTGGGTGTGCTGGCGGTGGAATTGTTCGTGCTGGACGATGGCCGTCTGTGGGTGAACGAGATTGCCCCGCGCGTCCACAATACCGGCCACTGGACGATGGATGCCTGCGCGGTGAGCCAGTTTGAACAGCATATCCGCGCGATTGCGGGCTGGCCGCTCGGAGAGCCGTCACCGCACTCGGCGGCCCGCATGGATAATCTGATCGGTGATGATGTGGCACGCTGGCAGGCGCTGGCCTCTGAGCCGGGCGTGTGCCTGCACCTCTATGGCAAGGGCGAGGCGCGCGAGGGCCGCAAGATGGGCCATGTAAACCGGCTCTCACCGCTCTCCTGA
- a CDS encoding pyridoxal phosphate-dependent aminotransferase, with translation MSAPFEVSKALSRVQPSATIAATQKARELKAKGIDVISLGAGEPDFDTPGHIKDAAIDAIRRGETKYTAVDGITELKEAICAKFKRDNGLAYKPSQVNVSPGGKPVIYNAFAATLNPGDEVIVPAPYWVSYPDMALLCGGKPVFAEATAKDGYKLRPEALEAAITPRTKWLVLNSPSNPTGAAYSADDLKALAEVLERHPHVWILTDDMYEHLVYDGFEFATIAEVAPSLYERTLTMNGVSKSYAMTGWRIGYAAGPEPLIKAMAKVMTQTTSNPCSISQWASVAALNGEHDFLKPRNDAFVRRRDLVLRHIAASEGLDAPKPEGAFYVFPSCAGLIGKTSGKGKALKTDGDVCDALLEEAHVAVVPGTAFGSGPAFRISYATSDEALEKAGTRIAEFCAAAR, from the coding sequence ATGTCCGCCCCGTTCGAGGTTTCCAAAGCCCTTTCCCGCGTCCAGCCGTCTGCCACCATTGCGGCGACCCAGAAGGCACGTGAGCTGAAAGCCAAGGGCATTGATGTGATCTCGCTCGGCGCTGGTGAGCCGGACTTCGACACGCCCGGCCACATCAAGGACGCGGCCATAGACGCCATACGGCGCGGCGAAACGAAATACACTGCCGTGGACGGCATAACCGAGCTGAAAGAGGCGATCTGCGCCAAGTTCAAGCGCGATAACGGCCTCGCATACAAGCCCTCGCAGGTGAATGTCTCACCGGGCGGCAAGCCGGTGATCTACAACGCTTTCGCGGCCACGCTGAACCCCGGTGACGAGGTGATCGTGCCTGCGCCGTACTGGGTGAGCTATCCCGACATGGCGCTGTTGTGCGGCGGCAAGCCGGTGTTTGCTGAAGCCACCGCAAAGGATGGCTACAAGCTGCGCCCTGAAGCCCTTGAAGCGGCCATCACGCCGCGCACGAAATGGCTGGTGCTCAACTCGCCGTCAAACCCCACCGGCGCAGCCTATTCCGCCGATGATCTCAAGGCGCTGGCAGAGGTGCTGGAGCGCCATCCGCATGTCTGGATCCTGACCGACGACATGTATGAGCACCTCGTCTATGACGGGTTTGAGTTCGCCACCATCGCCGAGGTCGCGCCCTCGCTTTATGAGCGCACGCTGACCATGAATGGCGTGTCCAAATCCTACGCCATGACGGGCTGGCGCATCGGCTATGCTGCCGGGCCGGAACCGCTCATCAAGGCGATGGCCAAGGTGATGACGCAGACGACATCCAACCCGTGCTCGATCAGCCAGTGGGCGTCTGTAGCCGCGTTGAATGGCGAGCATGACTTCCTGAAGCCGCGCAATGACGCCTTCGTGCGCCGCCGCGATCTCGTCCTGCGGCACATTGCAGCCAGCGAAGGCCTGGATGCGCCAAAGCCGGAAGGCGCGTTCTACGTGTTTCCGTCCTGCGCCGGACTCATCGGAAAAACCTCTGGCAAGGGCAAGGCGCTGAAAACCGATGGCGATGTGTGTGATGCGCTGCTCGAAGAGGCGCATGTGGCCGTCGTTCCCGGCACCGCCTTTGGCTCCGGGCCGGCTTTCCGCATCTCCTATGCCACGTCTGACGAAGCACTGGAGAAGGCGGGCACCCGCATTGCGGAATTCTGTGCCGCCGCGCGTTGA
- a CDS encoding Dps family protein, whose amino-acid sequence MQINMGLSQAQREEMAEAVTRLLSDTYALYFKTHAYHWNVTGPRFHDLHAMFETQYTEMWTATDDIAERIRALGVMAPISYDEITKSASIRPDDKTPKADDMVANLLQGHETVVRTARAALELANTHGDEATADVVAPRVTAHEKMAWMLRATLG is encoded by the coding sequence ATGCAAATCAATATGGGACTGAGCCAGGCGCAGCGTGAAGAGATGGCCGAGGCCGTCACCCGCCTGCTGTCTGACACCTACGCGCTCTATTTCAAGACGCACGCCTATCACTGGAACGTCACGGGGCCGCGCTTTCACGACCTCCACGCGATGTTCGAGACGCAATACACCGAGATGTGGACGGCGACCGACGACATCGCCGAACGCATCCGCGCGCTCGGCGTGATGGCCCCGATCTCCTATGACGAGATCACGAAATCGGCCTCAATCCGCCCGGATGACAAGACTCCGAAGGCCGACGACATGGTCGCCAACCTGCTGCAAGGCCATGAGACGGTGGTGCGCACCGCGCGCGCCGCGCTGGAACTGGCCAACACCCATGGCGATGAGGCCACGGCTGATGTCGTTGCCCCGCGCGTGACGGCGCATGAGAAGATGGCCTGGATGCTCCGGGCGACCTTGGGGTAG
- a CDS encoding phosphotransferase: MSNSQSELDAQFSGTKSVADALRFDEKALENWMKTHVDGYAGPLEVSQFRGGQSNPTYKLTSPARQYVLRRKPPGVLLPSAHAVEREFTVMKALGEAGFPAPRMFGLCEDPEIIGTAFYVMEFVEGRIFWDAYLPGMDPSERRALYDASNASLAHLHSIDVEKAGLSEYGKPGNYFERQIGRWTKQYKAAETRPIPAMDRLIEWLPANAPEQERTSVVHGDYRLDNMIFHPTEPRVIAVLDWELSTLGDPLADFTYQLMQWRTPKEIRSGFLGVDLKSLGIPTEEEYVAAYCERTGRSGIPNLDFYIAYNIFRLAGIAQGVYARALQGNASNERAKELGALVEPMAEYAWTIAEKA, from the coding sequence ATGAGCAACTCACAATCCGAACTCGACGCCCAGTTTTCCGGCACCAAGTCCGTCGCGGACGCCCTGCGCTTTGACGAAAAGGCGCTGGAAAACTGGATGAAAACCCATGTGGACGGCTATGCCGGGCCACTTGAAGTGAGCCAGTTCCGGGGCGGGCAATCCAACCCGACCTACAAGCTTACCAGCCCTGCCCGCCAGTACGTTCTGCGCCGCAAGCCGCCGGGCGTTCTGCTGCCCTCTGCTCACGCCGTGGAGCGCGAGTTCACGGTGATGAAGGCGCTCGGCGAGGCCGGCTTTCCGGCACCGCGCATGTTCGGCCTGTGCGAAGATCCGGAAATTATCGGCACCGCCTTCTATGTAATGGAATTCGTGGAGGGGCGCATCTTCTGGGACGCCTATCTGCCGGGCATGGACCCGTCAGAACGCCGCGCGCTCTATGATGCGTCGAACGCCTCGCTCGCGCATCTCCACTCCATCGATGTCGAAAAGGCGGGCCTGTCGGAGTACGGCAAGCCGGGCAATTATTTCGAGCGCCAGATCGGACGCTGGACCAAGCAGTACAAGGCCGCTGAAACACGGCCCATCCCGGCGATGGACCGGCTGATCGAGTGGCTGCCCGCCAATGCGCCTGAGCAGGAGCGCACCAGCGTCGTCCATGGCGATTACCGTCTCGACAACATGATCTTCCACCCCACCGAACCGCGCGTCATCGCAGTGCTGGACTGGGAGCTCTCAACGCTCGGTGATCCGCTGGCGGACTTCACCTACCAGCTCATGCAATGGCGCACGCCGAAGGAAATCCGCTCCGGCTTCCTCGGCGTGGATTTGAAATCGCTCGGCATCCCGACCGAAGAAGAGTATGTCGCGGCCTATTGCGAGCGCACCGGGCGCAGCGGCATTCCCAATCTCGATTTCTATATCGCCTACAATATCTTCCGCCTGGCCGGCATCGCGCAGGGCGTCTATGCGCGGGCGCTGCAGGGCAATGCCTCCAACGAACGCGCGAAGGAACTTGGCGCCCTCGTCGAACCCATGGCCGAATACGCCTGGACGATAGCGGAGAAGGCTTGA
- a CDS encoding metal-dependent hydrolase family protein, with translation MKRFISSLCVAALGALASAGLVFAQPAEEHLQVIHAGHLIAVPGERVRNGASIIIRNGRIESIEDGYVTRDGAEIVDLTSHWVLPGLIDAHVHLLSERGANSRLDPFTLSSADRAFVGARHARRTLEAGFTTVQDVGGDLEAILALRNAIRNGDAVGPRMRVAGPSITPTGGHGDVNGYNQRVIENFSSPGACNGPSDCARAVRSLIQAGVDTIKITATGGVLSNTAAGIEVQFMDDELRAIVQAAEMMGRRVTAHAHGVTGVNAFLAAGGHSIEHGTFLDNESIRLFRSSGAFLVPTVMAGEFVTLEAQANAPWMTPFQRAKALQVGPQMVDMLRRAHRGGVQIAFGTDSGVSRHGDNAREFELMVEAGMTPEQAIIAATINGARHLQMEGEIGRIAPGFHADIIAVSGNPLENISELRDVDFVMAAGMVHKAP, from the coding sequence ATGAAACGCTTTATTTCAAGCCTTTGCGTTGCAGCGCTGGGAGCACTGGCTTCTGCCGGACTGGTTTTCGCGCAGCCCGCCGAGGAGCACTTGCAGGTAATTCATGCCGGCCATCTGATCGCCGTGCCAGGCGAGCGGGTGCGCAATGGCGCCTCCATCATCATCCGCAACGGACGCATCGAGTCCATCGAGGACGGCTATGTCACCCGCGACGGGGCCGAGATCGTCGACCTCACCTCGCACTGGGTGCTGCCGGGTCTGATTGACGCGCACGTCCACCTGCTCAGCGAGCGTGGAGCCAATAGCCGGCTGGACCCTTTCACCCTCTCCAGCGCCGACCGTGCCTTTGTTGGCGCGCGCCATGCCCGGCGCACGCTTGAGGCAGGCTTTACCACCGTGCAGGATGTCGGCGGTGATCTGGAAGCCATCCTGGCCCTGCGCAACGCCATCCGTAATGGCGATGCGGTAGGCCCGCGCATGCGCGTTGCCGGTCCCTCCATCACGCCCACTGGCGGGCATGGTGATGTGAACGGCTATAATCAGCGCGTTATCGAGAACTTCTCCAGCCCCGGTGCCTGTAACGGCCCCTCTGACTGCGCCCGCGCCGTGCGCTCGCTCATTCAGGCAGGCGTGGACACGATCAAGATCACGGCCACGGGCGGGGTCTTGTCCAATACGGCGGCGGGCATCGAGGTCCAGTTCATGGATGATGAGCTGCGCGCCATCGTGCAGGCCGCCGAGATGATGGGACGCCGCGTCACGGCGCACGCCCATGGTGTGACTGGCGTGAACGCTTTCCTCGCCGCAGGCGGGCATTCGATCGAGCACGGCACGTTTCTGGACAATGAATCCATCCGGCTGTTCCGCAGCTCAGGGGCCTTCCTGGTGCCGACCGTGATGGCGGGTGAGTTCGTGACGCTGGAGGCGCAAGCCAACGCGCCCTGGATGACGCCGTTCCAGCGCGCCAAGGCGCTGCAGGTCGGCCCGCAAATGGTCGACATGCTGCGCCGCGCCCACCGGGGCGGGGTACAGATTGCCTTCGGCACGGACTCAGGGGTCAGCCGTCATGGTGATAATGCACGCGAATTCGAGCTGATGGTTGAAGCCGGGATGACGCCTGAGCAGGCCATCATCGCCGCCACCATCAACGGCGCCCGCCATCTGCAGATGGAAGGCGAAATAGGCCGCATCGCGCCGGGCTTTCATGCCGACATCATCGCAGTCAGCGGCAATCCGCTGGAAAATATCTCTGAACTGCGTGATGTGGACTTTGTCATGGCAGCGGGAATGGTACACAAAGCACCATGA
- a CDS encoding M3 family oligoendopeptidase — protein MRRNTIILLACTAAIALAPAGYAQGTAAPDARWTWDTTALYPDRAAWDSDRRAAMSTADELAGLEGTLGDGAGAFLRVLRTYSDAWRTGVRAGTYAGLIADENLADPDGQALRQQAMAMYAHIGQAGAWIDPAIVALGEETVWSYFEAEPALEPFRQMIRTTLRNGDHTLSDQTERALAALGPATSASYTIYGQLANSEIPRPTITLSDGTELTVNSAGYARGRSSDNREDRIAVFDAYWGSWQPFTGSVGAALNGHVQNSVARARLRGYDNALSAALSGDNVPEAVYRTLVAETNAALPVLHRYFALRARLLGVEDPAYYDIYPDMVSIDREFGIEDSIELTRASLAPLGEDYVAMYSDAVSQRWMHVYPQPGKTSGAYVSGAAYDVHPYVLLNHLDNYNSATTFTHEWGHALHTVLANEAQPFETARYSIFTAEVASTVHEFLLQEHMLETAQTPQERLFYLGNALELLRATFFRQTMFSEFELAIHETVERGEPLTGAAITALYADVVRRYHGHAEGVMQVDDLYTHEWMFVPHFYMNFYVYQYATSLAAAAYFTDLILDGDEAALERYLGALRAGGSDDPYQILLDAGVDLATPEPYRVLVERMERTMDEMEAILAEMEN, from the coding sequence ATGCGCCGCAATACAATCATTCTTCTGGCCTGCACGGCCGCCATCGCGCTGGCACCTGCTGGCTACGCACAAGGCACGGCGGCGCCCGACGCACGCTGGACCTGGGATACAACAGCTCTCTATCCGGACCGCGCCGCCTGGGATTCTGACAGGCGAGCTGCCATGAGCACGGCAGACGAACTTGCCGGGCTGGAAGGCACGCTGGGCGACGGCGCGGGCGCTTTCCTGCGTGTCCTGCGCACCTATTCGGATGCCTGGCGTACAGGGGTCCGCGCCGGCACCTATGCCGGTCTGATCGCGGATGAGAATCTCGCCGATCCTGATGGTCAGGCCCTGCGCCAGCAGGCCATGGCGATGTATGCCCATATCGGACAGGCCGGTGCGTGGATCGACCCTGCCATCGTCGCGCTGGGAGAGGAGACGGTCTGGTCATACTTCGAGGCAGAGCCGGCTCTGGAGCCTTTCCGCCAGATGATCCGCACCACCCTGCGCAATGGCGATCATACCCTGTCTGACCAGACCGAGCGCGCACTCGCCGCCCTCGGCCCAGCCACGAGCGCCAGCTATACGATTTACGGCCAGCTTGCGAACTCCGAAATCCCCCGGCCCACCATTACCCTGTCGGACGGCACCGAGCTTACGGTGAACTCAGCCGGCTACGCGCGCGGCCGCTCTTCGGATAACCGTGAGGACCGTATCGCGGTGTTTGATGCCTATTGGGGCTCCTGGCAGCCGTTTACCGGCTCTGTCGGTGCGGCGTTGAATGGTCACGTTCAGAACTCGGTCGCGCGGGCCCGCCTTCGCGGTTACGACAACGCTCTGTCGGCTGCCCTGTCGGGCGATAATGTGCCGGAGGCCGTCTACCGTACGCTGGTGGCTGAAACCAATGCGGCGCTGCCCGTCCTCCACCGCTATTTCGCCCTGCGTGCGCGGCTGCTGGGGGTCGAGGATCCGGCCTATTACGACATCTATCCGGATATGGTCAGCATTGACCGTGAGTTCGGGATCGAGGACTCCATCGAGCTGACCCGCGCCTCCCTTGCCCCGCTGGGTGAGGACTATGTGGCGATGTATTCCGACGCGGTCTCCCAGCGCTGGATGCATGTCTATCCGCAGCCGGGCAAGACCTCCGGCGCCTATGTCAGCGGAGCCGCCTACGACGTGCATCCTTATGTGCTGCTGAACCATCTCGATAACTACAACTCGGCGACCACTTTCACCCATGAATGGGGCCATGCCCTGCATACCGTGCTGGCCAATGAGGCCCAGCCTTTCGAGACGGCGCGCTACTCGATCTTCACCGCTGAAGTGGCCTCAACGGTGCATGAATTCCTGCTTCAGGAGCACATGCTGGAGACGGCACAGACGCCGCAGGAGCGGCTATTCTATCTAGGCAACGCGCTGGAGCTGCTGCGCGCCACCTTCTTCCGCCAGACCATGTTCAGCGAGTTCGAGCTGGCCATCCATGAAACGGTGGAACGCGGTGAACCCCTTACCGGCGCGGCGATCACCGCGCTCTACGCCGATGTGGTGCGCCGCTATCACGGCCATGCAGAAGGGGTCATGCAAGTAGATGATCTCTACACCCACGAATGGATGTTCGTGCCGCACTTCTACATGAATTTCTACGTGTACCAGTACGCCACCTCGCTGGCGGCGGCGGCCTATTTCACCGATCTCATTCTGGACGGCGATGAAGCGGCGCTGGAGCGGTATCTGGGCGCGCTGCGTGCCGGCGGATCGGACGATCCCTACCAGATCCTGCTCGATGCGGGCGTGGACCTTGCCACCCCGGAGCCTTACCGGGTGCTGGTAGAGCGGATGGAGCGCACCATGGACGAGATGGAAGCCATCCTCGCCGAGATGGAGAACTGA
- the brnA gene encoding type II toxin-antitoxin system BrnA family antitoxin, with protein sequence MKAREFDTRFDEGGDVSGIVDWSKARRPNLETRRVNVGFPAWVVEELDQEAQRLGVTRQALIKFWISQRLETVAD encoded by the coding sequence ATGAAAGCCCGTGAATTTGACACCCGGTTTGATGAAGGCGGCGATGTCTCCGGCATCGTGGACTGGTCCAAAGCGCGCCGCCCCAATCTCGAAACCCGCCGGGTGAATGTCGGTTTTCCCGCTTGGGTGGTGGAAGAACTTGATCAGGAAGCCCAGCGGTTGGGGGTCACCCGGCAGGCGCTGATCAAGTTCTGGATATCCCAACGTCTGGAAACGGTCGCGGACTGA
- the hppD gene encoding 4-hydroxyphenylpyruvate dioxygenase: MADLFENPLGTDGFEFVEYTSPEPEKLDKLFTLLGFTAVAKHKTRDIVRYKQGDITFLVNREKTGQAADFRAEHGPSANAMAFRVRDAKQAYKDALARGAEPYGTPLWGDDQNLPAIKGIGGSVLYLVDQYGDSNIYDGNFEPIPGAEDKGGAGLEVLDHLTHNVFMGRMNHWAGFYEKVFNFREIRYFDIKGAHTGLLSRAMTGPCGKLRIPLNESSDDKSQIAEYLREYNGEGIQHIALTTSDIYSTIEKLRANGVEFQSTPPTYYELVDERVPGHGEDLERLKKNSILVDGDPENGQGLLLQIFTTTNIGPIFFEIIQRKGNEGFGEGNFKALFESIELDQIRRGVLKPDAAE; encoded by the coding sequence ATGGCTGACCTGTTTGAAAACCCGCTGGGAACCGATGGTTTCGAGTTCGTCGAATATACGAGCCCGGAGCCCGAGAAGCTCGACAAGCTGTTTACCCTGCTCGGCTTCACGGCTGTGGCCAAACACAAGACGCGTGACATTGTCCGCTACAAGCAGGGCGATATCACGTTTCTGGTAAACCGCGAGAAGACCGGCCAGGCGGCTGATTTCCGCGCCGAGCACGGCCCGTCGGCCAACGCCATGGCGTTCCGGGTGCGCGATGCGAAACAGGCCTATAAGGACGCGCTCGCGCGCGGGGCGGAACCCTATGGCACGCCGCTCTGGGGCGATGACCAGAATCTGCCGGCCATCAAGGGTATTGGCGGTTCGGTGCTCTATCTGGTCGATCAGTATGGCGACAGCAATATCTATGACGGGAACTTCGAGCCGATCCCCGGCGCCGAAGACAAGGGCGGTGCGGGCCTGGAAGTGCTCGACCATCTGACCCACAACGTCTTCATGGGCCGCATGAACCATTGGGCCGGTTTCTATGAGAAGGTCTTCAACTTCCGCGAAATCCGCTATTTCGACATCAAGGGCGCCCATACGGGCCTGCTCTCGCGCGCCATGACCGGCCCCTGCGGCAAGCTGCGCATTCCGCTCAATGAAAGCTCTGACGACAAGTCCCAGATCGCGGAATATCTGCGCGAGTATAATGGCGAGGGCATCCAGCACATCGCCCTGACGACGAGCGATATCTACTCCACGATCGAGAAGCTGCGCGCCAATGGCGTGGAGTTCCAGTCCACCCCGCCGACCTATTACGAGCTCGTTGACGAGCGCGTGCCGGGCCACGGGGAAGACCTTGAGCGTCTGAAAAAGAACTCCATACTGGTTGATGGGGACCCGGAGAACGGGCAGGGCCTGCTTCTGCAGATCTTCACCACGACCAATATCGGACCGATCTTCTTCGAGATCATCCAGCGCAAGGGCAATGAGGGCTTTGGCGAAGGTAATTTCAAGGCGCTGTTTGAATCGATCGAGCTCGATCAGATCCGCCGCGGCGTGCTCAAGCCCGACGCTGCCGAGTAA